The Toxotes jaculatrix isolate fToxJac2 chromosome 21, fToxJac2.pri, whole genome shotgun sequence genome includes a region encoding these proteins:
- the LOC121175470 gene encoding pyroglutamylated RF-amide peptide receptor — translation MAAASTDSGQGSTKITPEVLQEMLQYYNLSRQEFINTYNIQPLVYIPELPYSAKTTFVIMYVVIFVLALAGNSLVIYIVVKKRAIQTATDIFICSLAVSDLLITFFCIPFTLLQNISSEWFGGVLVCKTVPFVQTTAIVTGILTMTCIAIERYQGIVFPLKMRRQYSSKRAYKMLGLVWIASVIVGSPMLFVQQLEVKYDFLYDHYHVCCQESWRSLTHRQVYTTFIMVALFLLPLAAMLFLYTRIGIELWIRKRVGDSSVLNTMNHREISKISRKKKRAVKMMITIVLLFTICWAPFHTVHMLFEYYDLEKKYDGVTLNMIIAIVQAIGFFNSFNNPIVYAFMNENFKKSCVSTLSQCIRKPNQQGGAVVAPKLSMQFIKPQSREAFLESDEVNSSKQHSAEKGPSSSSHGESSLEIMGEKISTIQTELPANSSSQVK, via the exons ATGGCAGCAGCTTCGACAGATTCGGGGCAGGGGTCCACCAAAATAACTCCCGAAGTGCTGCAGGAGATGCTCCAGTACTACAACCTGAGCCGCCAGGAGTTTATCAACACTTACAACATCCAGCCGCTCGTCTACATCCCCGAGCTACCGTACAGCGCTAAGACCACCTTCGTGATCATGTACGTGGTCATCTTCGTCCTGGCTCTGGCTGGAAATAGTTTGGTCATCTACATAGTTGTGAAGAAACGGGCGATACAGACAGCGACAGATATTTTCATCTGCTCTCTGGCAGTCAGCGACCTGCTCATCACTTTCTTCTGCATACCTTTTACTTTGCTGCAGAACATCTCTTCTGAATGGTTCGGGG GGGTTCTGGTTTGCAAGACAGTTCCCTTTGTACAGACTACAGCCATCGTGACAGGCATCCTCACAATGACCTGCATTGCTATTGAGAGATACCAGGGCATTGTTTTCCCACTGAAAATGAGGAGACAGTATTCGTCCAAAAGAGCATACAAGATGCTAG GACTTGTATGGATTGCCTCAGTCATAGTGGGTTCACCAATGCTGTTTGTTCAACAGCTAGAG GTGAAATACGACTTCTTGTATGATCATTACCATGTGTGCTGTCAGGAAAGTTGGCGCTCGCTGACTCACAGGCAGGTGTACACCACTTTCATCATGGTGGCCCTTTTCCTGCTCCCTTTGGCAGCCATGCTGTTCCTCTACACGCGCATCGGCATTGAGCTGTGGATCCGCAAGAGGGTGGGCGACTCCTCAGTCCTCAACACCATGAACCACAGGGAGATCAGCAAAATCTCAAG gaaaaagaaaagagccgTTAAAATGATGATCACCATCGTTCTGTTATTCACCATTTGCTGGGCACCATTCCACACAGTCCACATGCTGTTTGAGTACT ATGACCTGGAAAAGAAATATGACGGAGTCACCCTTAACATGATCATCGCCATTGTTCAGGCCATTGGGTTCTTCAACAGCTTCAACAATCCCATCGTGTATGCCTTCATGAACGAGAACTTCAAGAAGAGCTGCGTCTCCACCCTCTCCCAGTGCATCAGAAAACCTAACCAGCAGGGCGGCGCTGTGGTGGCGCCCAAACTGAGCATGCAGTTCATCAAACCCCAAAGCAGAGAAGCCTTTTTGGAATCAGATGAAGTAAACAGCTCGAAGCAGCACTCAGCAGAGAAAGGCCCTTCAAGTTCGTCGCATGGAGAGAGCTCCCTGGAAATAATGGGAGAAAAAATCTCCACCATCCAAACAGAGCTCCCTGCAAACAGCTCCTCTCAAGTCAAATGA